In the Chryseobacterium sp. MYb264 genome, one interval contains:
- a CDS encoding RidA family protein yields MKQIINTVNAPAAIGPYSQANLANGVLYISGQIPVDPATGKLVEGIEKETHQVMKNLEAILTEAGMTFKNVVKATIFLKSMDDFAVMNDIYASYLDTESFPARETVQVSCLPKNVDIEISMIAHQD; encoded by the coding sequence ATGAAACAAATAATCAACACAGTTAACGCTCCTGCGGCTATCGGACCTTATTCACAAGCGAATCTTGCCAATGGTGTTTTATACATCTCTGGTCAGATTCCTGTAGATCCTGCCACCGGAAAATTGGTAGAAGGTATTGAGAAGGAAACACACCAGGTAATGAAAAACCTTGAGGCGATCCTTACAGAAGCGGGGATGACTTTTAAAAACGTGGTAAAAGCTACCATCTTCCTTAAAAGTATGGACGATTTTGCGGTAATGAACGATATTTATGCGTCTTATTTAGATACGGAAAGCTTTCCGGCTCGTGAAACGGTACAGGTTTCTTGCCTGCCAAAAAATGTTGACATTGAAATTTCTATGATTGCACATCAGGATTAA
- the trhO gene encoding oxygen-dependent tRNA uridine(34) hydroxylase TrhO, whose translation MQLYNTLSAEERAQLIDEAGKERLTLSFYAYANLSDPKKFRDELFIAWNALDALGRIYVAHEGINAQMSIPAENFEAFRDTLEVYDFMKGIRLNVAVEQDNHSFLKLTIKVRHKIVADGLNDDTFDVTNKGIHLKAQEFNDMLSDPNTIVVDFRNHYESEVGHFEGAITPDVENFRESLPIINDQLQDFKEDKNLLMYCTGGIRCEKASAYFKHQGFKNVYQLEGGIIEYTRQIKEENIESKFIGKNFVFDHRLGERITDDIIAKCHQCGKPCDNHTNCANDACHLLFIQCDECKEVMENTCSTECLETIHLPWNEQVAKRKGLQVGNKVFRKGKSEALKFKTSGDLTTQILAKAEKTETRDIRKKIAVKKVLIGKGEHYYSKSKIGQFLIENKELSIGDKVLISGPTTGEQEFTITQIFANGGPCETAKAGDQITFEIPFKVRMSDKLYKIIAPENA comes from the coding sequence ATGCAACTGTATAACACCTTAAGCGCAGAAGAAAGAGCTCAACTTATTGATGAAGCTGGTAAGGAACGCCTTACACTGTCTTTCTATGCGTATGCCAATCTTTCAGATCCCAAAAAATTTCGCGACGAATTATTTATAGCCTGGAATGCTCTTGATGCACTTGGTCGTATTTATGTTGCCCATGAAGGAATTAATGCTCAGATGAGTATTCCTGCAGAAAATTTTGAGGCTTTCCGTGATACGCTTGAAGTATATGACTTCATGAAAGGAATTCGTCTGAATGTAGCGGTAGAGCAAGACAATCATTCATTTTTAAAATTAACCATAAAAGTAAGACATAAAATCGTTGCCGATGGATTGAATGACGACACTTTTGATGTTACCAATAAAGGAATTCACCTGAAAGCACAGGAATTCAATGATATGCTTTCTGATCCGAATACAATTGTAGTAGATTTCAGAAATCATTACGAAAGTGAAGTGGGCCATTTTGAAGGAGCCATAACACCGGATGTTGAAAATTTCAGAGAAAGTTTACCGATTATCAACGATCAGTTACAGGATTTTAAAGAAGATAAAAACCTTTTGATGTATTGTACAGGAGGAATTCGTTGTGAAAAAGCGAGTGCCTATTTCAAACATCAGGGTTTTAAAAATGTCTATCAGCTGGAAGGTGGGATTATTGAATATACCCGACAGATCAAGGAAGAAAATATTGAAAGTAAATTCATTGGAAAAAACTTCGTATTCGATCACCGTTTAGGAGAAAGAATTACAGACGATATCATTGCTAAATGCCACCAATGTGGAAAACCGTGTGATAACCACACCAATTGTGCCAATGATGCCTGTCACTTATTATTCATTCAATGTGATGAATGTAAGGAAGTCATGGAAAATACATGTTCTACGGAATGTCTTGAAACCATTCATTTGCCGTGGAATGAGCAGGTAGCCAAAAGAAAAGGGTTACAGGTCGGAAATAAAGTGTTCAGAAAAGGAAAGTCTGAAGCTTTGAAATTTAAAACCTCAGGAGATCTTACCACTCAGATTTTAGCGAAAGCGGAAAAAACTGAAACAAGAGATATTCGTAAGAAAATTGCCGTTAAAAAGGTGTTGATCGGAAAAGGAGAACATTATTATTCTAAATCGAAGATTGGACAGTTTTTAATTGAGAACAAAGAGCTGTCTATTGGAGATAAAGTGTTAATTTCCGGACCGACAACTGGTGAACAGGAATTTACGATTACTCAGATATTTGCGAACGGAGGTCCTTGCGAAACGGCAAAGGCGGGAGATCAGATTACTTTTGAGATTCCTTTTAAAGTTCGTATGTCTGACAAATTATACAAAATCATAGCTCCCGAAAATGCATAA
- a CDS encoding trypsin-like peptidase domain-containing protein codes for MKSTLKKLLPFAVVGVISGATTVGTIQYFGHGSNNEDQSYFTKASNVSFAGMNTAAVGDDFVKAAKTTVPAVVTIKNYQNRASSGGNRASEQDLFDFFFGDPFGGGGRGQQRQKQQQQQTPDNMPSGMGSGVIISPDGYIISNNHVVAGASKLEVVLSNKKSYIATLIGTDPNTDISLLKIEEKGLPYLNFANSDNIEVGQWALAVGNPLGLNSTVTAGIISAKGRGIGILGGQGKATNPIESFIQTDAAINPGNSGGALVNTNGELIGINSAIQSTTGYYQGYGFAVPSNLARKIVEDIKKFGIVQRGFLGVQSLDLSDDMQVAAYNKQKKTNIKAGSGVYILGFGDNSGAEDAGLKVGDVITKIDATNITDFADLSMSIGSKRPGDKVQLVYVRNGKENTTTVTLKDQKGGTSTRTKADLTVTEKLGAEFQGLDDRTKAYYGLTSGVVAKNVVEGSEIAKAGVVDGYIITEINGKPVNSQKDVESLLNKFNGTGQIKYMDDYGRGYQRGFKMP; via the coding sequence ATGAAGAGTACTTTAAAAAAACTATTACCATTTGCAGTAGTTGGAGTTATCTCAGGAGCTACTACCGTTGGAACGATACAATATTTTGGCCACGGTTCTAATAATGAAGATCAATCCTACTTTACAAAGGCATCGAATGTTTCTTTTGCAGGGATGAATACTGCTGCGGTGGGTGACGACTTCGTAAAAGCAGCTAAAACAACCGTTCCGGCTGTGGTAACGATTAAAAACTATCAGAACAGAGCTTCTTCGGGAGGCAACAGAGCTTCTGAACAGGATTTATTCGATTTCTTTTTCGGTGATCCATTTGGAGGCGGAGGAAGAGGTCAGCAAAGACAAAAGCAACAGCAACAACAGACTCCAGATAATATGCCATCAGGTATGGGGTCAGGGGTTATTATCTCTCCTGACGGATACATCATCTCCAACAATCACGTGGTAGCAGGAGCAAGTAAACTTGAAGTTGTTTTAAGCAATAAAAAATCATATATCGCGACCTTAATAGGGACAGACCCGAATACGGATATTTCTCTATTAAAGATCGAAGAAAAAGGATTACCTTATTTAAATTTTGCTAATTCTGATAATATTGAAGTTGGACAATGGGCATTGGCAGTGGGTAACCCACTTGGATTGAACTCAACAGTAACAGCCGGTATTATTTCTGCGAAAGGTAGAGGTATCGGAATTTTAGGAGGTCAAGGTAAAGCAACTAACCCAATTGAAAGTTTTATTCAGACTGATGCAGCCATTAACCCTGGAAACTCCGGAGGTGCTTTGGTGAATACGAATGGAGAATTAATTGGTATCAACTCAGCGATCCAGTCTACGACAGGTTATTACCAGGGATACGGATTTGCTGTTCCTTCAAATTTAGCCAGAAAAATTGTTGAAGATATTAAGAAATTCGGTATTGTACAGAGAGGTTTCTTAGGTGTACAGTCATTAGACTTATCCGATGATATGCAGGTAGCAGCTTACAATAAGCAGAAAAAAACCAATATTAAAGCGGGCTCAGGAGTTTACATATTAGGCTTTGGAGACAACAGTGGTGCCGAAGATGCAGGATTGAAAGTTGGAGACGTCATCACGAAAATTGATGCTACAAACATCACAGACTTTGCAGATTTATCTATGTCAATCGGAAGCAAACGTCCTGGAGATAAAGTTCAGTTGGTATATGTAAGAAACGGGAAAGAAAATACAACTACCGTAACCTTGAAAGATCAGAAAGGCGGAACTTCTACCAGAACAAAAGCAGATCTTACGGTAACGGAAAAACTGGGAGCAGAATTCCAGGGTCTTGATGACAGAACGAAAGCCTACTACGGTTTAACCAGTGGAGTGGTCGCTAAAAATGTAGTGGAAGGGAGTGAAATTGCTAAAGCAGGTGTTGTTGACGGCTACATTATCACCGAAATTAATGGAAAACCGGTAAATTCTCAAAAAGATGTAGAAAGTCTTTTAAATAAATTTAACGGAACAGGACAGATCAAATACATGGATGACTACGGAAGAGGATACCAGAGAGGTTTTAAAATGCCTTAA
- a CDS encoding efflux RND transporter periplasmic adaptor subunit, with protein MKKNRVLYLAATSFMLVTLTGCTDKKQDEKPESKTYCLSPDLKKEIKLTKVEVLPIQESITLTGEVESNSDKTVPYVSLVDGVVTETYFALGDFVKKGQVLATVKSTSVNEMQDDTQTLQAQLGVAKRKLSSVEAMYKDDIASQKDLQEARSEVQILESNISKTRKNMQLYSAGGSNLQIKSPADGYVIEKNISNGMPVTTGGEQLFKISNLDKVWVMANVYATNMRHVYENQPVTVKTLAYPDEVFSGKIDVISQVFNETERVLKAKIVMDNTNMHLRPGMSADIVLPVNAKDKSAMAIPQKALIFDNNQSYVVVYKKDCDLEIRPVTEVASNSQYIYVEGNLKPGENVITSNGLLIYENLKSQSK; from the coding sequence ATGAAAAAAAATAGAGTATTATACCTTGCAGCAACATCTTTTATGCTGGTAACCCTGACAGGCTGTACAGATAAAAAGCAGGATGAAAAACCGGAAAGCAAGACCTATTGTCTAAGTCCGGATCTTAAGAAAGAAATTAAACTGACCAAAGTTGAAGTTCTGCCTATTCAGGAAAGCATTACGCTGACCGGTGAAGTGGAAAGCAATTCGGATAAAACTGTTCCTTACGTAAGTCTGGTGGATGGAGTGGTGACAGAGACTTATTTTGCACTGGGTGATTTTGTGAAAAAAGGACAGGTATTGGCTACTGTAAAGTCCACTTCGGTAAATGAAATGCAGGACGATACCCAAACCTTACAGGCACAACTGGGAGTGGCGAAGAGAAAGCTGTCATCAGTGGAAGCCATGTATAAAGATGATATTGCTTCTCAAAAAGATTTGCAGGAAGCACGCTCTGAAGTTCAGATTCTTGAATCTAATATATCAAAAACAAGAAAAAATATGCAGCTGTATTCTGCGGGCGGGAGCAATCTTCAGATTAAATCTCCGGCAGACGGATATGTGATTGAAAAAAATATTTCCAACGGAATGCCTGTGACCACAGGAGGAGAGCAGCTGTTCAAAATTTCCAATCTGGATAAAGTCTGGGTAATGGCCAATGTATATGCTACTAATATGCGTCACGTTTACGAAAATCAACCAGTAACCGTGAAAACACTGGCATATCCGGATGAAGTTTTTTCAGGAAAGATTGATGTGATCTCTCAGGTTTTTAATGAAACAGAAAGGGTTTTGAAGGCAAAAATTGTGATGGATAATACCAATATGCACCTGAGACCGGGAATGTCTGCTGATATTGTTCTGCCTGTTAATGCAAAAGATAAATCGGCGATGGCAATTCCGCAGAAGGCGCTGATCTTCGATAATAATCAGAGTTATGTTGTAGTGTATAAAAAAGATTGTGATCTGGAAATCAGACCAGTCACAGAGGTGGCTTCCAACAGCCAGTATATTTATGTGGAAGGAAATCTTAAGCCGGGAGAAAATGTAATTACTTCCAACGGGCTTCTGATCTATGAAAACCTGAAAAGCCAATCCAAATAA
- a CDS encoding TolC family protein translates to MKKHLLIVLSIHVFGFFSAQVSDTISINRKEAEALFLSNNLDLIAQKLEISQAEARTVQAKFWPNPTLSISEVNLWKTYDVEAQPALIGKWGKSSQISAEIEQVIQTAGKRRKNIELAKIEVEGEQYELQEVLREMKKSLRNTVTEILYNQEEQKIYQSQIASIEKLTKSYNNQLSLGNISKAEYVRLKAQEIEFKKTLISLQQEIQEQQTELKALLMLPAKSYIVISDPFVMPEKEWSELEIDQWTEKAKENRPDILMAKNQEKYASKNLELQNALKTPDVTVSMNYDRGGNIMKDFIGLGLAVDLPIFDRNKGNIQEAKLEIEKRKIETRKNVLKSENEITSVFKNYIKTKEISHEIDDAYEATLDGLLTSHEKNFRLRNISMLEYMDFLDTYISNKMIILDTKKELNQYYENLQYVVGQDL, encoded by the coding sequence TTGAAAAAGCATCTATTAATTGTACTGTCTATTCATGTCTTCGGATTTTTTTCAGCGCAGGTATCAGATACCATCAGCATCAACCGAAAAGAAGCCGAAGCCCTTTTTCTTTCCAATAATCTGGATCTTATCGCCCAAAAGCTTGAGATCTCGCAGGCGGAAGCAAGAACGGTACAGGCCAAATTCTGGCCCAATCCTACTTTAAGCATCAGCGAAGTTAACCTTTGGAAAACCTATGATGTGGAAGCGCAGCCCGCCCTTATTGGGAAATGGGGAAAAAGTTCCCAGATCTCTGCGGAGATAGAGCAGGTGATCCAGACCGCCGGTAAAAGAAGAAAGAATATTGAACTCGCCAAAATTGAAGTGGAAGGCGAGCAGTACGAACTTCAGGAGGTATTGCGCGAAATGAAAAAATCGCTGAGAAATACCGTTACCGAGATCCTGTACAATCAGGAGGAGCAGAAAATCTATCAGAGCCAGATCGCTTCGATTGAAAAACTTACGAAATCGTATAATAATCAGCTAAGCCTTGGAAATATCAGCAAAGCGGAATATGTAAGGCTGAAAGCTCAGGAAATAGAGTTTAAAAAAACGCTTATCTCGCTGCAGCAGGAAATTCAGGAGCAGCAAACGGAGCTGAAGGCATTGCTGATGCTTCCCGCGAAGTCCTATATCGTGATTTCAGACCCTTTTGTGATGCCGGAGAAAGAATGGTCCGAGCTGGAAATCGATCAATGGACGGAAAAAGCAAAGGAGAACCGCCCCGATATTTTAATGGCTAAAAATCAGGAAAAATACGCCAGTAAAAATCTGGAACTCCAAAATGCACTGAAAACTCCGGATGTTACCGTTTCAATGAATTACGACCGAGGGGGAAATATTATGAAAGACTTTATCGGATTAGGATTGGCGGTAGACCTTCCCATTTTTGACCGAAATAAAGGGAATATTCAGGAAGCCAAGCTGGAAATCGAGAAAAGAAAGATCGAGACCCGGAAGAATGTGCTGAAATCTGAAAACGAGATTACGTCCGTGTTTAAAAATTATATCAAAACAAAAGAAATCTCCCATGAAATTGACGATGCGTATGAAGCAACTCTGGATGGGCTTTTAACGAGTCATGAAAAAAACTTCAGACTCAGAAATATCAGTATGCTGGAATATATGGACTTTTTAGATACCTATATCAGCAATAAAATGATTATTCTGGATACGAAAAAAGAACTTAACCAATATTATGAAAACCTGCAGTATGTTGTAGGACAAGATTTATAA
- a CDS encoding response regulator transcription factor — translation MNILLVEDDSRISNFLVKGLSEIGYHITLAESGEIAREMVGLYEFDIILMDIMLPGLDGIQLTQIIRFKKNYTPILVISALNSPDDKIKMLDLGADDYLSKPFHFEELISRIKALTRRNRLSYENESQLISCGNLTIDKDLHKVTQNGSEIEFSPTEYKLLNFLLENKNKVLSRTQILHNVWGINFDNNTNLVDVYISYLRNKIDESEHKIIHTIKGTGYLIKD, via the coding sequence ATGAATATTTTGTTAGTGGAAGATGATTCGAGGATCAGCAATTTTTTGGTAAAGGGGTTAAGCGAGATAGGTTATCATATCACGTTAGCGGAATCTGGTGAAATAGCCCGGGAGATGGTTGGTCTGTATGAATTTGATATTATTCTGATGGATATTATGCTTCCGGGTCTGGACGGAATTCAGTTAACTCAGATTATTCGGTTTAAGAAAAATTATACGCCTATTTTAGTCATCAGCGCATTAAACAGTCCTGATGATAAAATTAAAATGCTGGATTTGGGAGCAGATGATTATTTATCAAAGCCTTTTCATTTTGAAGAACTGATTTCAAGAATTAAAGCATTGACAAGAAGAAATAGATTAAGCTACGAAAACGAATCTCAATTGATTTCTTGCGGAAATCTGACGATTGATAAAGATCTTCATAAAGTAACCCAGAATGGGTCTGAAATAGAATTTTCACCCACTGAATATAAGTTGCTGAACTTTCTTTTGGAGAATAAGAATAAAGTGCTGAGCAGAACGCAGATTCTTCACAATGTCTGGGGAATTAATTTTGATAACAATACCAATCTGGTGGACGTTTATATTTCTTATCTCCGGAACAAAATAGATGAAAGTGAGCATAAAATTATTCATACCATTAAAGGAACCGGCTATCTGATCAAGGATTAA
- a CDS encoding DNA recombination protein RmuC, with the protein MEMSYLIIGLAAGGAVGAAISYFALKSSMILRSTYDELNQLYIKNKADTDNANLKMGELIQDHTKEKEAFLRQADILDDLKSEYAKISAEHTTLSTQLTELKQMNARHTTHTESLMNEKQELFVKNAELSAINDSMQRTLTTQKEEVIKIQQEARLQFENMANKILEEKTERFTTLNQNNLKNILEPFQEKITDLKNRVNEAYEQENKERFSLAEKVKELAELNQQISEDAKKLTRALKGESKTQGNWGEMILESILEKSGLVKGREYFLEHELRDEDNKALFSEFSGKKMRPDAVIKYPDERNVIIDSKVSLTAFTDLVDETDQDIYVMKLNQHLNSVKNHINQLSQKAYDDYGKSLDFVMMFIPSEPAYIAAMQADQNLWNYAYDRRILLLNPSNLITSLKLIADLWKREYQNRNSMEIADRGAKLYDKFVGFVDNLEKVGRNLDSAKNVYNDAYKQLSSGNDNLIIQTQKLKSLGIKNKKELPQSLISDIDSE; encoded by the coding sequence ATGGAGATGAGTTATTTAATTATCGGGTTAGCAGCAGGCGGCGCTGTAGGGGCGGCTATTTCATACTTTGCGCTAAAATCATCCATGATTTTAAGAAGTACTTACGACGAACTGAACCAATTATACATAAAAAATAAAGCCGATACTGACAATGCCAACCTAAAGATGGGAGAGCTGATTCAGGATCATACAAAGGAAAAGGAAGCTTTCTTACGACAGGCTGATATTTTAGATGATCTTAAAAGTGAATATGCCAAAATTTCGGCAGAACACACAACTCTCAGCACCCAACTGACAGAGCTCAAACAGATGAATGCACGACACACCACTCATACTGAGAGTTTGATGAACGAAAAACAGGAGCTTTTTGTTAAAAATGCCGAGCTTTCCGCCATCAATGATAGTATGCAGAGAACTTTGACCACACAAAAGGAGGAGGTAATAAAAATACAGCAGGAAGCCAGGCTTCAGTTTGAAAATATGGCCAATAAAATCCTGGAAGAAAAAACAGAAAGATTTACTACGCTTAATCAAAATAACCTTAAAAATATTCTTGAGCCGTTTCAGGAAAAAATTACCGATCTGAAAAACCGTGTCAACGAAGCTTACGAACAGGAAAATAAGGAACGTTTTTCTCTTGCCGAAAAAGTGAAGGAACTGGCAGAACTGAATCAGCAGATCTCTGAAGACGCTAAAAAACTCACCCGCGCGCTGAAAGGTGAAAGTAAAACACAGGGAAACTGGGGTGAAATGATCCTTGAAAGTATCCTTGAAAAATCCGGTTTGGTAAAAGGGAGAGAATATTTCCTGGAGCATGAACTTCGTGATGAAGATAATAAAGCACTATTTTCCGAATTTTCAGGTAAAAAAATGCGTCCTGATGCCGTGATAAAATATCCTGATGAAAGAAATGTGATCATTGACTCGAAAGTTTCCCTGACCGCATTTACCGATTTGGTGGATGAAACTGATCAGGATATTTATGTAATGAAACTGAATCAACATTTGAATTCTGTAAAAAACCATATCAACCAATTAAGCCAAAAAGCATATGATGATTACGGAAAATCTCTGGACTTCGTGATGATGTTCATTCCTAGTGAGCCAGCTTATATTGCAGCGATGCAGGCCGACCAAAACCTTTGGAATTATGCGTACGACAGAAGAATTCTTTTGCTCAATCCGAGTAATTTAATTACTTCTTTAAAGTTAATTGCAGATCTCTGGAAAAGAGAGTACCAAAACCGAAATTCCATGGAAATTGCAGACAGAGGAGCCAAATTGTATGATAAATTTGTGGGTTTTGTGGATAATCTTGAAAAAGTGGGCCGAAATCTGGACTCGGCAAAAAATGTTTACAACGATGCTTATAAACAGCTCTCTTCAGGGAATGACAACTTGATTATTCAGACACAAAAGTTAAAATCTTTAGGCATAAAAAACAAAAAAGAGCTGCCGCAAAGTCTTATTTCCGACATTGATTCTGAATGA
- a CDS encoding sensor histidine kinase has translation MTLRNRFTLISSLSFGIVSIITFAVIYFAYYDSTKISYFEKLKNTALISAIYYLEKDELSVNRHAQIKKEYKSLIRNREVAIYDQDNKVTFGEDFNDPYIKQKHLNAARANQWVQFMSDDHFYYGIFYPDNQGDFVVFVKSSNDSFQSQIFRLSIIMLTVLILGLTAIFILSRYLSKVVYKPVSNVVKHINNVDYNNISQAITTTNTNDEIEELIKSYNKLFGRISENMLLQQNFINYVSHEFKTPLAAISGNLEVFAQKDRTPEEYRKVVKESLDNVYEIENILNNLLLMSGLAKLEASHKTVRIDELIWKIYSKLEPKAKEHQSSIRINMQVVKPSLLEYPGNETLLFLALYNIVENAIKYSSNNSIEINIFEDTDKLHIEVKDQGKGISKEDLSSITETFFRGKNVNEVKGSGIGLSLSKSIFDHHHISMKIDSEVNVGTTVRLIFNA, from the coding sequence ATGACTTTAAGAAACCGATTTACCCTTATTTCAAGCCTGTCGTTCGGCATTGTTTCCATCATTACGTTTGCAGTGATTTATTTCGCCTATTACGACAGTACCAAAATTTCGTATTTTGAAAAACTGAAGAATACAGCGCTTATTTCTGCGATTTATTATCTTGAAAAAGACGAACTTTCCGTCAACCGTCATGCCCAAATCAAAAAAGAATATAAAAGTCTGATCCGGAATCGGGAAGTAGCGATTTATGATCAGGATAATAAAGTGACTTTCGGAGAAGATTTTAATGATCCTTATATTAAACAGAAACATCTGAATGCGGCGAGAGCCAACCAGTGGGTTCAGTTTATGTCTGATGATCATTTTTATTACGGGATTTTTTATCCTGATAATCAGGGAGACTTTGTGGTTTTTGTAAAATCTTCAAATGATTCCTTTCAGTCCCAGATTTTCAGGCTGTCGATCATCATGTTAACGGTGCTTATTTTGGGGCTTACGGCTATTTTTATTCTGAGCCGCTATCTTTCAAAAGTGGTTTATAAACCGGTCTCGAATGTGGTTAAACATATCAATAACGTAGATTATAATAATATTTCCCAGGCGATAACAACCACCAATACCAATGATGAGATTGAGGAGCTCATTAAATCTTACAATAAATTATTCGGAAGGATCTCTGAAAATATGCTGTTGCAACAGAATTTTATCAACTATGTTTCTCATGAGTTTAAAACCCCTTTGGCTGCGATCTCCGGGAATCTTGAAGTGTTTGCCCAGAAAGACCGCACACCAGAAGAATATCGGAAAGTGGTAAAGGAATCTCTGGATAATGTCTACGAAATTGAAAATATTCTGAATAATCTTTTGTTGATGTCCGGTTTGGCTAAGCTTGAAGCATCTCATAAAACCGTAAGAATCGATGAGCTGATCTGGAAAATTTATTCTAAACTGGAACCCAAAGCCAAAGAACATCAATCTTCCATAAGAATAAATATGCAGGTGGTAAAACCTTCATTGCTGGAATATCCGGGAAATGAAACATTGTTGTTTTTAGCTTTATATAATATTGTGGAGAACGCGATAAAATATTCTTCAAATAATTCTATTGAGATTAATATTTTCGAGGATACAGACAAATTACATATCGAAGTGAAAGATCAAGGAAAAGGAATTTCCAAGGAAGATCTTAGCAGTATAACCGAAACGTTCTTCCGCGGTAAAAATGTTAATGAAGTAAAAGGAAGCGGGATCGGACTGTCTCTTTCCAAAAGTATTTTTGATCATCACCATATTTCAATGAAAATTGATTCTGAAGTGAATGTAGGAACAACGGTCCGCCTGATTTTTAATGCTTAA
- a CDS encoding 5-formyltetrahydrofolate cyclo-ligase has translation MFKAELRKKYMQKRKALSSDEAFLLSEKISENFLRYFKPNEAEKVHIFIPISGKKEIDTKVLINYFLKHKIRVFVPKVVTDQLIHIEIFADTVFETNNWGISEPVSNEDSGETDFDYVITPLLYCDHKGNRVGYGKGFYDGFFERISKEVKKIGVNYFNPDENIDDVWENDIPLDYLVTPTDVLSFFTNGFE, from the coding sequence ATGTTTAAAGCTGAGCTTAGAAAAAAATATATGCAAAAAAGAAAAGCCTTGTCTTCTGATGAGGCTTTCCTGTTATCTGAGAAAATAAGTGAAAATTTTCTGCGTTATTTCAAACCGAATGAGGCGGAAAAAGTTCATATTTTCATTCCGATTTCAGGTAAAAAGGAGATTGATACAAAGGTTTTAATTAATTATTTTTTAAAGCATAAGATCCGTGTGTTTGTGCCTAAAGTTGTAACAGATCAGTTGATTCATATTGAAATTTTTGCAGATACCGTCTTTGAAACGAACAATTGGGGTATTTCTGAACCTGTTTCTAATGAAGATTCCGGAGAGACCGATTTCGATTATGTGATTACTCCGCTTTTGTACTGTGATCATAAGGGAAATAGGGTAGGTTATGGCAAAGGTTTCTACGATGGCTTTTTTGAAAGGATTTCAAAAGAAGTAAAAAAAATCGGAGTTAATTATTTTAACCCCGATGAAAATATCGATGATGTCTGGGAAAATGATATTCCGCTGGACTACTTGGTAACACCCACGGATGTACTGTCTTTCTTTACCAATGGTTTTGAATAG
- a CDS encoding TrmH family RNA methyltransferase: protein MLIESFQNEKIKNITKLLTDNRFRKKSKVFVVEGQQENERALKYDFEPVEYFICENIFKGVRPKGKIHLVNDKVYEKIAYRGSSEGIIGVYQTKEAQLRDFKPKENSTVIIVEGVEKPGNLGAILRSCEAFGIDALIVTDTKADFYNPNVIRSSVGCLFGMEIFQAENDELLDYLKDNRFNIYTTIMDETAENLYKRDFTQRSAVLFGTEHSGLSDFWTGKGKNTLIPMVGSIDSLNLSNAVAITCYEALRQKNG, encoded by the coding sequence ATGCTCATCGAAAGTTTTCAGAACGAAAAGATAAAAAATATCACGAAACTCCTTACAGACAACAGATTCAGAAAAAAATCAAAAGTATTTGTGGTGGAAGGCCAGCAGGAAAATGAACGAGCCCTGAAGTATGATTTTGAACCTGTTGAATATTTCATCTGCGAAAATATCTTCAAAGGCGTTCGACCTAAAGGAAAAATTCATTTGGTCAACGATAAAGTGTATGAAAAAATAGCGTACAGAGGAAGTTCTGAAGGCATTATCGGAGTCTATCAAACCAAAGAAGCCCAGCTTCGGGATTTCAAACCTAAAGAAAATTCTACCGTAATTATTGTAGAAGGAGTGGAAAAGCCCGGGAATTTAGGGGCAATCCTTAGAAGTTGTGAAGCCTTTGGTATTGATGCATTGATCGTCACCGATACAAAAGCCGACTTTTATAACCCGAATGTAATCCGTTCAAGTGTAGGATGTCTTTTCGGAATGGAGATTTTTCAGGCAGAAAATGATGAATTATTAGACTATTTAAAAGATAATCGCTTCAATATCTACACAACGATCATGGATGAAACCGCAGAAAATCTTTACAAAAGGGATTTTACGCAGAGATCAGCTGTTTTATTCGGTACAGAACATTCAGGCTTGAGTGATTTCTGGACTGGAAAGGGCAAAAATACATTAATTCCCATGGTAGGAAGCATCGATTCTCTGAATTTAAGTAATGCAGTGGCGATTACTTGCTATGAGGCACTGAGGCAGAAGAATGGGTAA